A window from Trinickia violacea encodes these proteins:
- a CDS encoding SAM-dependent methyltransferase produces the protein MSTLDIPVGVGQTALFIAWQRHAESQRPDALFHDPFAAALIEHLAGTPTHDHVSEVARRANFPQYFVVRTRYFDDAILENLSRGIRQVVTLAAGVDGRVARLVCPFGTRWFELDLGDIIAFKHELMKQSGLPLQCDWQPLVADLTLDWTGPLRAAGFDPAQPTIWLIEGLLMYLRDADCDALIRQVAELSAPGSALLLEHLAQRMMGDEGKEARARVESQGARWLSSRDDVRDWLGRYGWTASVHASDDPSIAYGRSVARIPAGWFASSTRGAVPGRIES, from the coding sequence GTGTCTACTCTCGATATTCCGGTTGGCGTCGGCCAAACCGCACTGTTCATTGCCTGGCAGCGCCATGCCGAAAGCCAGCGGCCCGATGCCCTGTTTCACGATCCGTTCGCCGCCGCGCTGATCGAGCACCTGGCCGGCACACCGACGCATGACCACGTCAGCGAAGTCGCGCGGCGCGCGAACTTTCCGCAATATTTCGTCGTCCGCACGCGCTACTTCGATGACGCGATTCTCGAGAATCTGAGCCGCGGGATACGGCAAGTGGTCACGCTGGCCGCCGGCGTGGACGGCCGCGTCGCGCGTCTGGTGTGTCCGTTCGGGACGCGCTGGTTCGAGCTCGATCTCGGCGACATCATTGCCTTCAAGCACGAGCTGATGAAGCAGTCCGGGTTGCCGTTGCAGTGCGATTGGCAACCGCTCGTCGCCGATCTGACCTTGGACTGGACGGGCCCATTGCGCGCCGCCGGCTTCGATCCCGCCCAGCCCACGATCTGGCTCATCGAAGGGTTGCTGATGTACCTGCGCGACGCGGACTGCGATGCGCTGATTCGTCAGGTCGCCGAGCTGTCGGCGCCGGGCAGCGCGCTCCTGCTCGAGCATCTCGCCCAGCGCATGATGGGCGACGAGGGCAAGGAGGCGCGTGCTCGCGTCGAATCACAGGGCGCCCGCTGGCTGTCGTCCCGCGACGATGTTCGCGACTGGCTCGGCCGATACGGCTGGACGGCGAGCGTGCATGCCTCGGACGACCCGTCGATCGCCTACGGCCGCAGCGTCGCGCGCATTCCGGCAGGCTGGTTCGCTTCATCGACGCGCGGCGCCGTGCCGGGCAGGATCGAATCATGA
- the phzG gene encoding phenazine biosynthesis FMN-dependent oxidase PhzG: MNTSRFESLTGRVDVLFPEYDDPPSEPITLLRRWLAAADAARVREPKALALATATADGRSSTRIIAFSSIDDRGLIFCTHSTSRKGRELSATGWASGVLYWRETGQQIMISGPAIPLEPSENDALWFGRSVPMHAMSSVSHQSDVLVDREALLAKADELLALGVALPRPPRFVAYRLEPHEMEFWAASSDRLHRRLKYERQGNAWKATHLQP, from the coding sequence ATGAACACCAGCCGATTCGAAAGCCTCACGGGACGCGTCGACGTCCTGTTCCCCGAATATGACGATCCTCCGTCCGAGCCGATCACGCTGCTGCGACGCTGGCTCGCCGCAGCCGATGCCGCCCGCGTTCGCGAACCCAAGGCGCTCGCGCTGGCAACCGCGACGGCCGACGGACGCTCGTCCACGCGCATCATCGCGTTCTCCTCAATCGACGACCGCGGCCTGATCTTCTGCACGCATTCGACGAGCCGCAAAGGCCGCGAACTCTCGGCGACGGGCTGGGCCTCGGGCGTGCTCTATTGGCGCGAAACGGGTCAGCAAATCATGATTTCCGGCCCGGCGATTCCGCTCGAGCCAAGCGAGAACGACGCGCTCTGGTTCGGACGATCCGTCCCAATGCATGCGATGTCGAGCGTCTCGCACCAGAGCGACGTGCTCGTCGACCGGGAGGCGCTGCTCGCAAAAGCCGATGAGCTGCTCGCGCTCGGTGTCGCGTTGCCGCGGCCGCCGCGCTTCGTCGCCTATCGGCTGGAGCCTCACGAGATGGAATTCTGGGCCGCCAGCTCCGACCGGCTTCATCGGCGCCTCAAGTACGAACGCCAGGGCAACGCCTGGAAAGCCACCCACCTCCAACCTTGA